One window of the Methylocystis parvus OBBP genome contains the following:
- a CDS encoding (2Fe-2S) ferredoxin domain-containing protein, which yields MIEDLPQVFKYHVFTCFQQRPPGHPRGSCMASGAKPLWDRLQGKLNAQPMPEVSVTATGCLGFCRAGPLMVVYPQGVWYTPRTEADIDEIFQSHFVDGNPVERLIIVPQL from the coding sequence ATGATCGAGGACCTTCCGCAAGTCTTCAAATATCACGTCTTCACCTGCTTCCAGCAGCGCCCGCCGGGACATCCGCGCGGCAGCTGCATGGCGTCCGGCGCGAAGCCCTTGTGGGATCGGCTGCAAGGGAAGCTCAATGCGCAGCCCATGCCGGAAGTGTCGGTGACGGCGACCGGTTGCCTCGGCTTCTGCCGCGCGGGCCCGCTGATGGTCGTCTATCCCCAGGGCGTGTGGTACACCCCGCGTACGGAAGCTGACATAGACGAAATCTTCCAGTCCCATTTCGTCGACGGCAATCCGGTCGAACGGCTGATCATCGTCCCGCAGCTCTGA
- the nifB gene encoding nitrogenase cofactor biosynthesis protein NifB yields MDDSRSFDTYEAEPASPQLDDIMQKIAEHKGCGTSGGSGKASCGSGAGSGDMPQEIWDKVKNHPCYSEEAHHHYARMHVAVAPACNIQCNYCNRKYDCANESRPGVVSEKLSPEQAAKKVLAVASAIPQMTVLGIAGPGDPLANPGKTFKTFELISEAAPDIKLCLSTNGLALPDHVETIKKFNVDHVTITINMTDPDIGAEIYPWVFWKHKRVTGKEAAKILTDRQLQGLEMLTANGILCKVNSVMIPGVNDDHLVTVNREVKSRGAFLHNIMPLISSPEHGTVFGLNGQRGPSAQELKALQDSCEGEMNMMRHCRQCRADAVGLLGEDRSAEFTTDKIMEMEVNYDLSARQAYQEKVEEERQAKVAARNAELETLAGANADIKILVAVATKGSGRINEHFGHATEFQVYELSSSGAKFVGHRRVDLYCQGGYGEDDALETVIRAINDCHAVFVAKIGHCPKDDLIKAGIDPVDQYAYEFIEQSAISYFKDYLARVSSGEIAHVARGDADIRQGAFVAVDA; encoded by the coding sequence ATGGACGACTCTCGCTCCTTCGACACTTATGAGGCTGAACCGGCGTCGCCGCAGCTCGACGACATCATGCAGAAGATCGCCGAGCATAAAGGATGCGGCACGTCGGGCGGCAGCGGCAAGGCGAGCTGCGGCTCCGGCGCCGGTTCCGGCGACATGCCGCAAGAGATTTGGGATAAGGTCAAAAACCATCCCTGCTACAGCGAGGAAGCGCATCACCATTATGCGCGCATGCATGTCGCCGTCGCGCCGGCCTGCAACATTCAGTGCAACTACTGCAACCGCAAATATGATTGCGCCAATGAGTCACGGCCCGGCGTCGTTTCGGAAAAGCTGAGTCCGGAACAGGCCGCCAAGAAAGTGCTCGCCGTCGCCTCCGCCATTCCGCAGATGACGGTGCTCGGCATCGCCGGCCCCGGCGACCCGCTCGCCAATCCCGGCAAGACCTTCAAGACCTTCGAGCTGATCTCCGAGGCCGCGCCCGACATCAAGCTCTGCCTCTCGACCAATGGCCTCGCCCTCCCCGACCATGTCGAGACGATCAAGAAGTTCAACGTCGATCACGTCACGATCACGATCAATATGACGGATCCCGACATCGGCGCTGAAATCTATCCCTGGGTGTTCTGGAAGCATAAGCGCGTCACCGGCAAGGAAGCCGCGAAGATCCTCACCGACCGCCAGTTGCAGGGCCTCGAGATGCTGACGGCGAACGGCATCCTCTGCAAGGTCAACTCGGTGATGATCCCCGGCGTCAATGACGACCACCTCGTGACCGTGAACCGCGAAGTGAAGTCGCGCGGCGCCTTCCTGCACAACATCATGCCGCTCATCTCGTCGCCCGAGCATGGCACGGTCTTCGGCCTCAACGGCCAGCGCGGCCCCTCCGCGCAGGAGCTGAAGGCGCTGCAGGACAGCTGCGAAGGCGAGATGAACATGATGCGCCATTGCCGCCAGTGCCGCGCCGACGCGGTGGGCCTGCTCGGCGAAGACCGCAGCGCGGAATTCACCACCGACAAGATCATGGAGATGGAGGTCAATTACGACCTTTCCGCGCGTCAGGCCTATCAGGAGAAGGTCGAGGAAGAGCGTCAGGCGAAAGTCGCCGCGCGCAACGCCGAGCTCGAAACCCTGGCGGGCGCCAATGCGGACATCAAGATCCTCGTCGCGGTCGCGACCAAGGGTTCGGGCCGCATCAACGAACATTTCGGCCATGCGACGGAGTTCCAGGTCTATGAACTCTCCAGCTCGGGCGCGAAATTCGTCGGTCACCGCCGCGTCGACCTCTATTGCCAGGGCGGCTATGGCGAGGACGACGCGCTCGAGACGGTCATCCGCGCGATCAATGATTGCCACGCAGTCTTCGTCGCGAAGATCGGCCATTGCCCGAAGGACGATCTGATCAAGGCCGGCATCGATCCGGTCGATCAATACGCCTACGAGTTCATCGAGCAGTCGGCGATCTCCTACTTCAAGGACTATCTCGCCAGGGTGAGCAGCGGCGAGATCGCGCATGTCGCGCGCGGCGACGCCGACATTCGTCAGGGCGCATTCGTCGCCGTGGACGCGTAA
- the nifT gene encoding putative nitrogen fixation protein NifT — translation MKVMIRRDSEGVLSAYVPKKDLEEPIVSVQNPEMWGGSVTLANGWVLQLPQMAADTSLPITVEAKKIGGE, via the coding sequence GTGAAAGTCATGATCCGCAGAGACTCTGAGGGCGTCCTCTCGGCCTATGTGCCCAAGAAGGACCTCGAGGAGCCGATCGTCTCGGTCCAGAACCCCGAAATGTGGGGCGGATCCGTGACTCTCGCCAATGGCTGGGTGTTGCAGCTTCCGCAGATGGCGGCCGACACGTCGCTGCCGATCACCGTCGAAGCCAAGAAGATCGGCGGAGAATGA
- a CDS encoding dodecin translates to MENSVYKVVELVGTSPDSIEGAIGAAIQRAGLTLRNLQWFEVMQIRGRIDKGNVEKYQVSLKVGFTHDREEE, encoded by the coding sequence ATGGAAAACTCCGTTTACAAGGTCGTGGAGCTCGTCGGAACGTCCCCTGACAGCATCGAGGGCGCGATCGGAGCGGCGATACAGCGCGCGGGCTTGACGCTGCGAAACCTTCAATGGTTCGAGGTGATGCAGATTCGCGGTCGCATCGACAAGGGCAATGTCGAAAAATATCAGGTCTCGCTGAAAGTGGGTTTCACGCATGATCGCGAGGAGGAATAG
- the nifA gene encoding nif-specific transcriptional activator NifA, whose translation MGLELGGSVSAPPPRAVVSGETALVGIYEISKLLASANRLENVLAGVLTLLSSFLDMRHGLIAILDAKGAPEVVVGSGWSEGAAKVFFDRLPERAVGQIVATKMPVVIEDVSASPLFEGTDLSGWGPEDGQSFSMIGVPIKDGDTVVGTLTVDRARNHRSSVLFDHDVRFLTMIANLVGQTLRLHKLIARDRERLMQESAWRDKAAIPPEVKAEGLKGIVGDSPAVRAVVEKIRIVAKAKSTVLLRGESGTGKELFAAAIHDQSPRRNKPFVKLNCAALPESVLESELFGHERGAFTGAANMRKGRFELADGGTLFLDEIGEITPAFQAKLLRVLQEGEFERVGGARTLKVDVRLVCATNRNLEEAVQRGEFRADLYYRISVVPIFLPPLRDRKGDLEMLANEFLRRFNTEQGGKLRLSDSAMVVLNECGFPGNIRELENCIYRTATLAHGDIIVDKDFSCRKDGCLSSILWSGSSSKWPLGTTPLPIVAPQAARPPVPLESIAPAAPVVGEACPGAENCTVIEKDPRTDYEKLVDAMERAGWVKAKAARLLGLTPRQIGYALQKHGIEVKKF comes from the coding sequence ATGGGTCTTGAACTCGGCGGCTCCGTTAGCGCCCCGCCCCCTCGCGCGGTGGTCTCCGGCGAAACCGCGCTGGTCGGCATCTACGAAATCTCGAAACTTCTGGCGTCCGCCAATCGCCTTGAAAACGTGCTTGCGGGCGTTCTGACGCTTCTGTCGAGCTTCCTCGACATGCGTCACGGACTGATCGCCATCCTGGACGCAAAAGGGGCGCCGGAAGTGGTCGTCGGCTCCGGTTGGAGCGAAGGCGCCGCGAAAGTCTTCTTCGATCGGCTCCCCGAGCGGGCGGTCGGCCAGATCGTCGCGACGAAAATGCCCGTCGTCATCGAGGACGTCTCCGCATCGCCGCTCTTCGAGGGCACGGATCTTTCCGGCTGGGGTCCGGAGGATGGCCAGTCCTTTTCGATGATCGGCGTGCCGATCAAGGACGGCGACACCGTCGTCGGCACTTTGACGGTCGATCGCGCCCGTAATCACCGCTCATCCGTTCTCTTCGATCACGACGTGCGCTTCCTGACCATGATCGCAAATCTGGTCGGGCAGACGCTTCGGCTGCATAAGCTCATCGCGCGCGACCGCGAGCGTTTGATGCAGGAGAGCGCCTGGCGCGACAAAGCGGCGATTCCGCCGGAGGTCAAGGCGGAAGGACTCAAAGGCATTGTCGGCGACAGCCCCGCCGTGCGCGCCGTGGTCGAGAAAATCCGTATCGTCGCCAAGGCCAAATCGACGGTTCTGCTGCGGGGCGAATCCGGCACGGGCAAGGAGTTGTTCGCGGCCGCGATTCACGACCAGTCGCCCCGCCGCAACAAGCCCTTCGTCAAGCTCAATTGCGCGGCGCTGCCGGAAAGCGTGCTCGAATCCGAACTCTTCGGACATGAGCGCGGCGCCTTTACCGGCGCGGCGAATATGCGCAAGGGACGTTTCGAACTCGCCGATGGCGGCACGCTGTTTCTCGACGAGATCGGCGAGATCACGCCCGCCTTTCAGGCGAAACTGCTGCGCGTCCTCCAGGAGGGCGAGTTCGAGCGCGTCGGCGGGGCGCGCACGCTCAAGGTCGACGTGCGCCTCGTCTGCGCGACGAACCGCAATCTCGAGGAAGCCGTGCAGCGCGGCGAATTCCGCGCCGACCTTTACTATCGCATCAGCGTGGTGCCGATCTTTCTGCCGCCGCTGCGCGATCGGAAGGGCGATCTCGAAATGCTCGCCAATGAATTCCTGCGCCGCTTCAACACAGAGCAGGGCGGCAAGCTGCGGCTCTCCGATTCGGCGATGGTCGTGCTCAACGAATGCGGCTTCCCCGGCAATATTCGCGAACTCGAGAACTGCATCTACCGCACGGCGACGCTCGCCCATGGCGACATCATCGTCGATAAGGACTTCTCCTGCCGCAAGGACGGGTGCCTGTCTTCGATATTGTGGAGCGGGTCCTCGTCGAAATGGCCGTTGGGGACGACGCCTTTGCCGATCGTCGCGCCGCAAGCCGCGAGACCTCCCGTTCCGCTGGAGTCCATTGCGCCGGCGGCCCCTGTCGTGGGGGAAGCCTGTCCCGGCGCGGAGAACTGCACCGTGATCGAGAAGGATCCGCGCACCGATTATGAAAAGCTCGTCGATGCGATGGAGCGCGCCGGCTGGGTCAAGGCGAAGGCGGCGAGGCTTCTCGGCCTGACGCCGCGGCAGATCGGCTACGCGCTTCAAAAGCATGGGATCGAAGTCAAGAAGTTCTGA
- a CDS encoding phasin family protein yields the protein MTQQEERQGPGAGQRTAEFMAEGRQRIEDFADAQAQFWDRVQDSNRKWLDRFQTEATMAADFANKLTSAKSLTDTANLFQNWTVKHMELATEDARRMLSDTQEIMAAGARFWSNVGAGDGRGRGH from the coding sequence ATGACCCAGCAAGAGGAGCGCCAAGGACCGGGAGCCGGACAGCGGACCGCGGAGTTCATGGCGGAGGGACGCCAGCGCATCGAGGATTTCGCGGACGCCCAGGCGCAGTTTTGGGACCGCGTGCAGGACTCCAACCGCAAATGGCTCGACCGCTTTCAAACGGAAGCGACGATGGCCGCCGACTTCGCCAATAAATTGACCTCGGCCAAATCCCTCACCGACACCGCCAATCTTTTTCAGAACTGGACGGTGAAGCATATGGAGCTCGCGACGGAGGACGCGCGCCGCATGCTGTCGGACACGCAGGAGATCATGGCGGCGGGAGCCCGCTTCTGGTCGAATGTCGGGGCTGGCGACGGCAGGGGTCGAGGACATTAA
- a CDS encoding nitrogen fixation protein NifZ gives MSGPAKFDWGMRVRATTDLVNDGSYPERADEELLVKTGDTGEIVNVGMHVETETPVYLVEFSPQLIIGCLEDEIEPV, from the coding sequence ATGAGCGGACCGGCGAAATTCGACTGGGGCATGCGCGTGCGCGCGACGACCGACCTCGTCAATGACGGTTCCTATCCCGAACGCGCGGACGAGGAACTGCTGGTGAAAACCGGCGACACGGGCGAGATTGTCAATGTTGGCATGCATGTTGAAACGGAGACGCCCGTCTATCTCGTCGAATTCTCTCCGCAGCTCATCATTGGCTGCCTCGAGGACGAAATCGAGCCGGTCTGA
- a CDS encoding 4Fe-4S dicluster domain-containing protein — translation MTYKIVASQCTSCSACEAECPNVAISEKNGTFVINPKKCTECIGYFDVPQCVAVCPVDNTCVIDNSYPRYQPSA, via the coding sequence ATGACCTACAAGATTGTCGCCTCTCAATGCACGTCCTGCTCCGCCTGCGAGGCGGAATGCCCGAACGTCGCCATCTCCGAGAAGAACGGCACCTTCGTCATCAATCCGAAGAAATGCACGGAGTGCATCGGTTATTTCGACGTGCCGCAATGCGTCGCGGTTTGCCCCGTCGACAATACCTGCGTGATCGACAATTCCTATCCCCGCTATCAGCCGAGCGCCTAA
- a CDS encoding nitrogen fixation protein NifZ yields MTNISRDSDHVELEGPPYFDYGDRVRAKRTIRNDGTFPGKDIGEVLVKKGEEGFVVNIGTFLQQFYIYGVEFESTGNRVGMKRKELEMVNLSGEEDDE; encoded by the coding sequence ATGACCAATATCAGCCGGGACAGCGATCACGTCGAACTCGAAGGCCCGCCTTATTTCGATTACGGCGACAGGGTTCGCGCCAAGCGCACGATCCGCAATGACGGAACCTTCCCCGGCAAGGACATTGGCGAGGTCCTCGTCAAGAAGGGCGAGGAAGGATTCGTCGTCAATATCGGCACCTTCCTTCAGCAATTTTACATCTACGGCGTCGAGTTCGAATCCACCGGCAACCGCGTGGGCATGAAGCGAAAAGAGCTGGAGATGGTCAACCTGTCCGGCGAGGAGGACGATGAATGA
- a CDS encoding 4Fe4S-binding leucine-rich repeat protein has product MSTDDIDEAIDWLGNPVDCAVCPHQDRLSSGKCKPLRACVHDRYARRIDRFFDWNPDLARDYVAHDYFEVRACAAKAAEIFLLPAMLDDPEEAVRWSAARRLPRRYILRLRNDPHREVRIRIAGRLEGRDLLPMMSDEDYAVRQAVAKKLPPDLLVLMINDADPGVRRVIASRIEQAALMRLAKDSDPVVRLEAAKRLEPADLKGLIKDQDWRIRYEVAQRADLENIGALSMDEDPLVRECVRDRFKDAGLEPPSNVIVAQTRSDP; this is encoded by the coding sequence ATGTCGACTGACGACATCGACGAAGCCATCGACTGGCTCGGCAATCCGGTCGATTGCGCGGTTTGCCCGCATCAGGACCGCCTCTCCAGCGGCAAATGCAAGCCGCTGCGCGCCTGCGTGCATGACCGCTATGCGCGACGCATCGATCGTTTCTTCGACTGGAATCCCGACCTCGCGCGCGATTACGTCGCGCACGATTATTTCGAGGTTCGCGCCTGCGCCGCAAAAGCCGCCGAAATTTTTCTGCTCCCCGCGATGCTGGACGATCCCGAGGAAGCCGTCCGCTGGAGCGCCGCGCGACGCCTTCCGCGCCGCTACATCCTGCGTCTGCGCAACGACCCGCATCGGGAAGTCCGCATCCGCATCGCGGGCCGGCTCGAGGGCAGGGATCTGCTGCCGATGATGTCGGACGAAGACTATGCCGTCCGCCAGGCCGTCGCCAAAAAGCTGCCGCCCGATCTTCTCGTGCTGATGATCAACGACGCCGATCCCGGCGTTCGCCGCGTCATTGCGAGCCGGATCGAACAGGCGGCGCTGATGCGTCTTGCAAAGGACAGCGATCCTGTCGTGCGCCTCGAAGCCGCCAAGCGCCTGGAGCCCGCCGACCTCAAAGGTCTGATCAAGGACCAGGATTGGCGCATTCGTTACGAAGTGGCGCAACGCGCGGATCTCGAAAATATCGGCGCGCTCTCCATGGACGAGGACCCGCTCGTGCGCGAATGCGTGCGCGACCGCTTCAAGGATGCGGGCCTGGAGCCGCCTTCGAACGTCATCGTCGCACAAACGCGGAGCGATCCATGA
- a CDS encoding HesB/IscA family protein has protein sequence MKIEFTPAAEKFIRRLVMFDGGPGYGLRLLVSPGGCSGMSAEFSVEPAPKEGEQVYAHTQFKLFLPAQSRLLLDGVTIDFKETATSTGFSFIDPKATGCGCKSTTEAPAFEETA, from the coding sequence ATGAAGATCGAATTCACCCCCGCCGCCGAGAAGTTCATCCGCCGTCTCGTCATGTTCGACGGCGGTCCGGGCTACGGCCTTCGCCTTCTTGTTTCGCCGGGCGGCTGCTCGGGCATGTCGGCGGAGTTCTCCGTCGAGCCCGCGCCGAAGGAAGGCGAACAGGTCTATGCGCATACGCAGTTCAAACTGTTCCTGCCCGCGCAGAGCCGCCTGCTGCTCGACGGCGTGACGATCGACTTCAAGGAGACGGCGACCTCGACGGGCTTCTCCTTCATCGATCCCAAGGCGACGGGCTGCGGTTGCAAGTCGACGACCGAAGCGCCCGCTTTCGAGGAAACGGCGTGA
- a CDS encoding SIR2 family NAD-dependent protein deacylase has protein sequence MIDEIAAAFRQGDVIPYLGPGVTGLPGEAAPPSLPEKLVQELTAGATVPHKIRNNLTAASQYIENFKHRKTLTCLMAKAFDVDCPPGPFHEWLAAQTQLSLVVHAWYDDLVTKAFKSRGDWGLVQGVTQSEHFGDWVNWFHPDGSAVPTKEFIRDGSGAKAPAEAPEETLAWRTLVYEPLGAVWPASNFIVSDSDYVEVLTEIDIQTPIPDSVQTIRKGRSFLFLGCRFTNQLERSFARQIMKRSSDKHWAVIEGQLTKNEEKFLREQNIERIDASLTAFTAALAETSLAAAAE, from the coding sequence ATGATCGATGAAATTGCAGCGGCCTTTCGTCAAGGCGACGTGATTCCTTATCTCGGGCCGGGCGTCACCGGCCTCCCCGGGGAGGCGGCGCCTCCGTCGCTTCCCGAAAAACTCGTGCAGGAGCTCACGGCCGGCGCGACCGTGCCGCACAAAATTCGCAACAATCTGACGGCGGCTTCTCAATATATCGAGAACTTCAAGCATCGTAAGACGCTGACCTGCCTGATGGCGAAAGCTTTCGACGTCGATTGCCCGCCGGGCCCCTTCCATGAATGGCTCGCGGCGCAGACGCAATTGTCGCTCGTCGTCCACGCCTGGTACGACGATCTCGTCACGAAGGCGTTCAAGTCCCGCGGCGATTGGGGACTGGTTCAGGGCGTGACTCAAAGCGAACATTTCGGCGATTGGGTGAACTGGTTCCACCCGGACGGCTCCGCCGTTCCGACCAAGGAATTCATCCGCGACGGCTCCGGCGCCAAGGCCCCCGCCGAAGCGCCCGAAGAAACGCTCGCCTGGCGCACCCTCGTCTATGAGCCGCTCGGAGCGGTCTGGCCCGCGTCGAACTTCATCGTGTCCGATTCCGACTATGTCGAGGTTCTGACCGAAATCGACATTCAGACGCCGATCCCCGACTCGGTGCAGACGATCCGCAAGGGCCGCAGCTTCCTGTTCCTCGGCTGCCGTTTCACCAACCAGCTCGAACGCAGCTTCGCCCGCCAGATCATGAAGCGCTCATCCGACAAGCATTGGGCGGTGATCGAGGGCCAGCTCACCAAGAATGAAGAGAAGTTCCTGCGCGAGCAGAATATCGAACGCATCGACGCGAGCCTGACGGCGTTCACGGCCGCGCTCGCCGAAACCAGCCTTGCGGCCGCGGCCGAGTAA
- a CDS encoding DegT/DnrJ/EryC1/StrS family aminotransferase, with protein MKTTFLPLNDPDLAQSDLEAVIEVLQGQRLSQGETVEAFEEEFARYLGRKHAVAVSSGTIGLLLVMRALGVGVGDEVVTSSYSFRETTHAIALAGAKPVFADIDYWAGTLDPEKARKVITEKTRAIVASNTNGHPAPWDAFRALASEHNIALIEDSTEAIGSVYKGKLVGTFGDCAVFDFSQPGALVCGEGGMIVTDNDDTAAMLRRLRSRKIEERSSVVLGAWAPMQATLSDIAAALGLAQLRRLELLLARRKRVERWFLDYVRSFEGIKDPYIAPDVDHVHWFLYVVHLGTRFSRSSRDAIVDDLRQEKIEATAYSTPLHLQRHYFDLGYRRGDFFVTEKVADRAVALPFHAHLTEDQVAFIVGTMKDASINIGAGTAIYL; from the coding sequence ATGAAGACGACGTTCCTGCCGCTGAACGACCCGGACCTCGCGCAAAGCGATCTCGAAGCGGTGATCGAAGTTCTCCAGGGGCAGCGCCTCTCGCAAGGCGAGACCGTCGAGGCCTTTGAAGAGGAATTCGCCCGCTATCTCGGCCGCAAGCACGCCGTCGCGGTCTCCAGCGGCACGATCGGCCTTCTGCTCGTCATGCGCGCGCTCGGCGTCGGAGTCGGCGACGAAGTGGTGACTTCGTCCTACTCCTTCCGCGAAACGACGCACGCCATCGCCCTCGCCGGCGCGAAGCCCGTCTTTGCGGACATCGACTATTGGGCCGGAACGCTCGATCCGGAAAAGGCGCGCAAGGTCATCACGGAAAAGACGCGCGCGATTGTCGCCTCCAACACGAACGGCCACCCCGCGCCGTGGGACGCGTTCCGCGCGTTGGCGAGCGAACACAATATCGCGTTGATCGAAGACTCCACCGAGGCGATCGGCTCCGTCTACAAGGGAAAGCTGGTCGGAACCTTCGGCGATTGCGCCGTCTTCGACTTCTCTCAGCCCGGCGCGCTCGTCTGCGGCGAAGGCGGAATGATCGTCACGGACAATGACGACACGGCCGCGATGCTGCGCCGCCTGCGCAGCCGCAAGATCGAAGAGCGCTCCTCCGTCGTGCTCGGAGCCTGGGCGCCGATGCAGGCGACGTTGAGCGATATCGCCGCCGCGCTCGGCCTCGCGCAATTGCGCCGGCTGGAGCTGCTGCTCGCGCGCCGCAAGCGGGTCGAGCGCTGGTTCCTCGATTATGTGCGGTCCTTCGAGGGCATCAAGGATCCGTATATCGCGCCAGACGTCGATCACGTTCACTGGTTCCTTTACGTCGTCCATCTCGGCACGCGCTTCTCGCGCTCAAGCCGCGACGCGATCGTCGACGATCTGCGTCAGGAAAAGATCGAGGCGACCGCCTATTCGACGCCGCTGCATCTGCAACGCCATTATTTCGACCTCGGCTATCGGCGCGGCGATTTCTTCGTGACGGAGAAGGTCGCGGATCGCGCCGTCGCCCTCCCCTTCCACGCGCATCTCACCGAAGATCAGGTCGCTTTCATCGTCGGCACGATGAAGGACGCCTCAATCAATATCGGCGCGGGAACCGCCATCTATCTCTAG
- the rplS gene encoding 50S ribosomal protein L19 gives MNIIEQLEAEQAARLVEGKKIPEFRPGDTVVVNVKVKEGDRSRVQAYEGVVIARNGGGLNESFTVRKISYGEGVERVFPIHGPLIDSIKVVRRGKVRRAKLYYLRDRRGKSARIAERVDNKPKAAPAE, from the coding sequence ATGAACATCATCGAGCAGCTCGAGGCTGAGCAGGCCGCCAGGCTCGTCGAAGGCAAGAAGATCCCGGAATTCCGTCCCGGCGACACCGTCGTGGTGAACGTCAAGGTGAAGGAAGGCGACCGCTCGCGCGTCCAGGCCTATGAAGGCGTCGTGATCGCGCGCAATGGCGGCGGTCTTAATGAGAGCTTCACCGTTCGCAAGATTTCTTATGGCGAGGGCGTCGAGCGCGTCTTCCCGATCCACGGCCCGCTGATCGACTCGATCAAGGTCGTCCGCCGCGGCAAAGTTCGTCGCGCCAAGCTCTATTATTTGCGCGACCGCCGCGGCAAGTCGGCCCGCATCGCCGAGCGCGTGGACAACAAGCCCAAGGCCGCTCCGGCCGAGTAA
- a CDS encoding 2Fe-2S iron-sulfur cluster-binding protein produces the protein MPTVTILPSGKTIEATTGSRLLDAILAAGEPIVSKCGGEAKCGQCHIFVTEGKKSLSKTTRAENEKLDTIVGVGSKSRLACQAMLGAENVTVELLGFNSGF, from the coding sequence ATGCCGACCGTCACCATTCTTCCCTCGGGAAAGACCATCGAAGCCACGACGGGCAGCCGTCTGCTCGACGCCATTCTCGCCGCCGGCGAACCGATCGTCAGCAAATGCGGCGGCGAAGCGAAGTGCGGCCAGTGCCACATCTTCGTCACCGAGGGCAAGAAGAGCCTTAGCAAGACGACGCGCGCCGAGAACGAGAAACTCGACACGATTGTCGGCGTCGGCTCGAAATCGCGTCTCGCCTGCCAGGCCATGCTCGGCGCCGAAAATGTAACGGTGGAATTGCTGGGCTTCAACTCCGGCTTCTGA